A window of the Oryza brachyantha chromosome 5, ObraRS2, whole genome shotgun sequence genome harbors these coding sequences:
- the LOC121054469 gene encoding peroxidase P7-like, with protein sequence MAACAAAVAVAFALVAATTGNAQLDPHFYDSVCPAALPTIKRVVEEAVAAEPRMGASLLRLHFHDCFVNGCDGSILLDDTPFFTGEKNAAPNMNSVRGFDVIDRVKDAVNAACRGNVVSCADIVAVAARDSIVALGGPSYHVPLGRRDARTASQAAANNSIPAPTFNLDRLVSSFASQGLSVQDLVLLSGGHTLGFSRCTNFRDRLYNETATLDGSLAASLRGPCPRTGGDDNLAPLDPTPARFDGAYYGSLLRARGLLHSDQQLFAGGLGATDGLVRFYASNPDAFRRDFAESMVRMGSLSPLVGNQGEVRVNCRKVNYY encoded by the exons ATGGCGGCGTGtgctgcggcggtggcggtggcgtttgctctggtggcggcgacgacgggcaacGCGCAGCTTGACCCCCACTTCTACGACAGCGTGTgcccggcggcgctgccgACCATCAAGAGGGTCGTCGAGGAGGCCGTCGCGGCGGAGCCCCGCATGGGCGCCTCGCTCCTGCGCTTGCACTTCCACGACTGCTTCGTCAAC GGCTGCGACGGGTCCATCCTGCTGGACGACACGCCGTTCTTCACGGGGGAGAAGAACGCGGCGCCCAACATGAACTCCGTCCGCGGCTTCGACGTCATCGACCGCGTCAAGGACGCCGTCAACGCCGCCTGCCGCGGCAACGTCGTCTCCTGCGCcgacatcgtcgccgtcgctgcgcGCGACTCCATCGTCGCG CTGGGAGGGCCGTCGTACCACGTGCCGCTGGGCCGGAGGGACGCGCGGACGGCGAgccaggcggcggcgaacaaCAGCATCCCGGCGCCGACCTTCAACCTTGACCGCCTCGTCTCCAGCTTCGCCTCGCAGGGCCTCTCCGTGCAGGACCTCGTCCTCCTCTCCGGCGGACACACCCTGGGCTTCTCCCGCTGCACCAACTTCCGCGACCGCCTCTACAACGAGACGGCCACCCTGGACGGCTCCCTCGCGGCGTCGCTCAGGGGCCCCTGCCCgcgcaccggcggcgacgacaaccTCGCGCCGCTCGacccgacgccggcgcggtTCGACGGCGCGTACTACGGCTCGCTGCTGCGCGCCAGGGGCCTGCTGCACTCGGACCAGCAGCTGTtcgccggcggcctcggcgccaCCGACGGGCTCGTCAGGTTCTACGCCTCCAACCCGGACGCGTTCCGGCGGGACTTCGCCGAGTCCATGGTGCGGATGGGCAGCCTGAGCCCGCTCGTCGGGAACCAAGGCGAGGTCCGCGTCAACTGCAGGAAAGTGAACTACTACTAG
- the LOC102718052 gene encoding peroxidase 2-like, with protein sequence MASSCSVVVTAIVVVVLGMAAAASAQLSATFYDSSCPRALSIIRSTVNAAVARETRMGASLLRLHFHDCFVQGCDASVLLADAPNFSGEQGAFPNANSLRGLDVVDTIKSQLEASCRQTVSCADILAVAARDSVVALGGPSYPVLLGRRDGTTAVQMQANIDLPAPTTNLGNLVTTFARRGFNSSEMVVLSGGHTIGAAQCTNFRSRIYGETNIDSAFAAALRGSCPQAGGNANLGALDSTPNAFDNAFFRDLMLGRGLLHSDQQLYAGDGTGTDAFVRNYASNSAQFFSDFAAAMAKVGGLGVLTGSQGQVRLNCSRVN encoded by the exons ATGGCTTCTTCCTGTTCCGTCGTCGTGACGGCCATCGTCGTGGTGGTGCTGGgcatggccgcggcggcgtcggctcaGCTGTCGGCGACGTTCTACGACTCGTCGTGCCCGAGGGCGCTGTCGATAATCAGGAGCACCGTGAACGCGGCGGTGGCCAGGGAGACCCGGATGGGCGCCTCCCTGCTCCGGCTCCATTTCCACGACTGCTTTGTCCAA GGATGCGACGCGTCGGTGCTGCTGGCGGACGCGCCCAACTTCAGCGGGGAGCAGGGCGCGTTCCCCAACGCCAACTCGCTGAGGGGCCTCGACGTCGTCGACACCATCAAGTCGCAGCTCGAGGCCTCCTGCAGGCAGACCGTCTCCTGCGCCGAcatcctcgccgtcgccgcccgcgactccgtcgtcgcc CTAGGAGGGCCGTCGTACCCGGTGCTGCTGGGGAGGAgggacggcacgacggcggtCCAAATGCAGGCGAACATCGACCTCCCTGCTCCGACCACCAACCTGGGTAacctcgtcaccaccttcgccaggAGAGGATTCAACTCCAGCGAAATGGTTGTACTCTCAG gaGGGCACACGATCGGTGCGGCGCAGTGCACCAACTTCCGGTCGCGGATCTACGGCGAGACCAACATCGACTCGGCgttcgcggcggcgctccggggCAGCTGCCCGCAGGCCGGCGGCAACGCCAACCTGGGCGCGCTCGACTCCACGCCCAACGCCTTCGACAACGCCTTCTTCAGGGACCTGATGCTCGGCAGGGGCCTCCTCCACTCCGACCAGCAGCTctacgccggcgacggcaccgGCACCGACGCCTTCGTCCGCAACTACGCCTCCAACTCCGCGCAGTTCTTCTCcgacttcgccgccgccatggccaagGTGGGCGGCCTCGGCGTGCTCACCGGCTCGCAGGGGCAGGTCCGCCTCAACTGCTCCAGGGTGAACTGA
- the LOC102716488 gene encoding protein pleiotropic regulatory locus 1-like: MATAATGEPVEPQSLKKLSLKSLKRSHDLFAPTHSLLFTPDQESKQVRVSCKVNAEYSAVKNLPTDQGREQVKSVAATSTALALPGTQGVKDADNKGSNSTAIVPAPHMLPKAPDSTIPGKNTTLSISGSSDRFSTSALMERIPSRWPRPVWHAPWKNYRVISGHLGWVRSIAFDPSNEWFCTGSADRTIKIWDLASGTLKLTLTGHIEQIRGLAVSQRHTYLFSAGDDKQVKCWDLEQNKVIRSYHGHLSGVYCLALHPTIDILLTGGRDSVCRVWDIRTKAHVSALTGHDNTVCSVFARPTDPQVVTGSHDSTIKFWDLVAGRTMCTLTHHKKSVRAMALHPKEKSFASASADNIKKFSLPKGEFLHNMLSQQKTIINSMAVNEDGVLATGGDNGSLWFWDWKSGHNFQQDQTIVQPGSLESEACIYALSYDVSGSRLVTCEADKTIKMWKEDLTATPETHPINFKPPKDIRRY; the protein is encoded by the exons atggcgacggcggcgacgggggagCCGGTGGAGCCGCAGTCGCTGAAGAAGCTGAGCCTCAAGTCGCTGAAGCGCTCCCACGACCTCTTCGCGCCCACCCACTCCCTCCTCTTCACTCCCGACCAGGAGAG CAAGCAGGTTCGTGTCAGCTGCAAG GTGAATGCAGAGTACAGCGCGGTGAAGAACCTGCCAACAGATCAGGGCCGGGAACAGGTGAAGAGTGTTGCAGCAACTTCGACTGCATTGGCACTTCCAG GAACACAAGGTGTCAAAGATGCTGATAACAAAGGCAGCAACAGTACTGCTATTGTTCCTGCACCACATATGCTCCCCAAAGCACC ggATTCGACAATACCAGGCAAGAATACAACCCTGTCGATTTCTGGGTCATCTGACAG ATTCTCTACATCTGCACTTATGGAAAGGATACCTAGTAGATGGCCACGGCCTGTATGGCATGCTCCTTGGAAGAATTATAgg GTGATCAGTGGTCACTTGGGATGGGTGCGATCTATCGCATTTGATCCAAGTAATGAATGGTTCTGTACGGGTTCTGCCGACAGGACAATTAAG ATATGGGACCTTGCATCAGGAACGCTGAAGCTTACACTGACTGGCCATATTGAACAAATTCGTG GGCTTGCTGTGAGCCAacggcacacatatttattttctgctGGTGATGACAAACAAGTAAAATGTTGGGATCTTGAACAAAACAAG GTTATTAGGTCTTACCATGGGCATTTGAGTGGTGTTTACTGTCTTGCTCTCCATCCAACAATTGATATACTGCTGACCGGTGGTCGTGATTCAGTTTGTAGG GTCTGGGACATTCGAACGAAAGCACATGTTTCTGCGTTAACTGGTCATGATAATACTGTATGCTCAGTGTTTGCTCGTCCTACG gATCCACAAGTTGTCACTGGCTCacatgattcaaccatcaagTTCTGGGACCTTGTAGCTG ggAGGACTATGTGTACTCTTACACATCATAAGAAATCTGTTCGGGCTATGGCACTGCACCCAAAAGA GAAATCGTTTGCATCTGCATCAGCGGACAATATAAAGAAGTTTAGCCTGCCCAAAGGCGAATTTCTACATAACATGCT GTCACAGCAGAAAACCATCATAAACTCAATGGCTGTAAATGAAGATGGTGTCTTAGCAACTGGAG GGGATAATGGGAGTCTGTGGTTTTGGGATTGGAAGAGTGGCCATAACTTCCAACAAGATCAGACCATAGTCCAACCTG GATCACTGGAGAGTgaggcatgcatatatgcccTTTCATACGATGTCAGTGGCTCAAGACTTGTGACATGCGAAGCTGATAAGACAATAAAAATGTGGAAAGAAGATTTGACAGCCACGCCAGAGACCCATCCTATCAATTTCAAGCCTCCAAAGGACATCAGAAGATACTGA